CACCGGTTCGGCCGCAATGAAGACATCGATCTGGTCGAGGTGGCTTCGAAGGATTTTCCGATCCACGCCAGGATCAACGTCAGCAAGGCGCTCGATGCGAAGGAGCGCGCATCGGCCTGTCACTCGAGTCAGAATTCCGCCCCGGGAGGCGGTTTCGTCAATTGGATCTTTCGACTCTTCTCTCGGCACGAAGGCTTCATGCGTGCGTATCCCCCGGCAAACAAACACACCCGCGAGAAAGATCTCTTCGAAGGCGTCTCGTTCGTTCGCTGTGATCCTGACTCATCCCCTTCGACGATCGCAGCCAGTTGAAGAACTTCAGAATTCCGATTGGATAGGCACCATCCTGCACGTCGAAGCGCACGAGGTCCTGACCCGTACAAAAGTCATTAGACGACGTGATTCTCGCATGGTATGATACCGAGGTTTTCGTATCCGAAACCTTGCACGAAATGGGTAACGTATGCCGTTCGACGAATACCTGAGTCAGAAACCACCAAACCAATTCAATTTACCGCAGCGCATCCATCGTCTCAGCGAGCTTTCTTACAACTTATGGTGGACCTGGCATGCCGAAGCGGAGCGCGCCTATCGCTTCATCGATCCCGTCACCTGGGAAGGCACACGCCACAACCCCGTTCGCTTCCTGCGCCAAGTAGAGCGTCAAAAGCTCGATGCAGCCACACGGGACAGCGGCTACCTTGAAATTTATGATCGAGTCATCCGGGCCTTCGACGAGTATATGGCGGACACCAAGCAGACCTGGTACATCGACACCCATCCCGAACGGATTCACCAACCTATCGCCTATTTTTCCACGGAATTCGGCCTTCACGAGACTCTACCGATCTACGCCGGTGGTCTGGGCGTCCTTTCCGGAGATCATCTAAAAGAAGCCAGCGATCTCGGTATCCCCCTGGTGGCGGTTGGGTTTCTCTATACGCAAGGCTACTTCATCCAACACATTACCGAGGATGGCTGGCAGGAAGCCGAATACAAGAATCTTTCCTTTCAAGATTTACCCGTTTTCCCGGTCGTCGACGAGCACGGCGACAAACTCACGGTCAACGTCCCGCTTGGAGAGCGCGAGGTCCAGGTTTGTATGTGGCGCGTTCAGGTCGGTCGGACGCCGCTGTATCTGCTCGATTCGAACGTCGAACAGAATCGCCAATCCGACCGCAATTTAACAGCCAGGCTCTACACCAGCGATCTCGATTCACGCATATCCCAGGAGATCATCCTCGGCGTCGGCGGTGTGAGAGCGCTGCGGGCGCTGGGCTTCAATCCCTGCGCCTGGCACATGAATGAAGGCCATTCGGCATTCATGGCGCTGGAACGAGTGCGCGAGATGACCGCCAGCGGAACGTCCTTCGATACCGCCCTGGAAAAAGTCAGAGCCACCACGATCTTTACCACCCACACCCCTGTTCCTGCGGGACACGACGAATTTCCTCTGGCATTGATCGATCAGTATTTCGAAAAATATTGGCCGAAACTCGGCCTGGATCGAGATTCCTTCATCAACCTGGCGCTGCACACCCAGAAATGGGGCGAACGCTTCAGTATGGCGATCCTGGCTTTCCGCATGTCGGAACATTGCAACGGCGTGTCCGAACTGCATGGCCGCGTGGCGCGGAAAATGTGGGCCTTTCTATGGCCCGATCGACCCGTCGAAGAAGTCCCCATCGGCCACATCACGAACGGGATCCACTCATCCACCTGGGTGGCACGCCGCATGGGCGAACTGTTCAAGGAGTTCCTGGCCGCGGATTGGGAGAAACACCTCGACGACCCTCTACTCTGGGAGTACATCGATCGCATTCCCGATCACGCACTATGGGACGTTCGCCGCCATCTGAAACGCAAGATGACCGATTACCTGCGGGAACGCGCCCGCCCACAGTGGCTGTGCGGAAATGACCATCCGGTCCAGGTCATCGCGAGCGGCGCCTTGCTCGAGCCTTACGCGCTGACGATTGGATTCGCCCGCCGTTTTGCCACATATAAACGCGCCGATTTGATTCTGCGTGACGTGGATCGCCTGCTGCGTTTGCTCAACCGGCCGGACATGCCCGTTCAGTTGATCTTCGCCGGTAAAGCTCATCCGGCCGATGATCCGGGGAAACTTCTGATTCAGGAAATATACCGTCAGGTCAAACGCGCCGAGAACGGCGGCCGTTTGGTTTTCGTCGAAGACTACGACATGAATCTGGCGCGCTATTTGATACAAGGCGTGGACGTGTGGCTCAACACACCCCGCCGCCCGAACGAAGCCTCCGGCACGTCGGGGCAAAAAGCCGCTTTGAACGGCGTATTGAATTTCTCGATTCTGGACGGGTGGTGGATAGAGGGCTACGACGGTGAGAACGGCTGGGCAATCGGCACGTTGACGGATTTCGATACTCCGGAAGCCCAGGACGAGGCGGACGCCGAGAGTCTCTATCAAGTTTTAGAGAACGAGATCATTCCGTTATATTACCAGC
The window above is part of the Anaerolineales bacterium genome. Proteins encoded here:
- the glgP gene encoding alpha-glucan family phosphorylase, whose protein sequence is MPFDEYLSQKPPNQFNLPQRIHRLSELSYNLWWTWHAEAERAYRFIDPVTWEGTRHNPVRFLRQVERQKLDAATRDSGYLEIYDRVIRAFDEYMADTKQTWYIDTHPERIHQPIAYFSTEFGLHETLPIYAGGLGVLSGDHLKEASDLGIPLVAVGFLYTQGYFIQHITEDGWQEAEYKNLSFQDLPVFPVVDEHGDKLTVNVPLGEREVQVCMWRVQVGRTPLYLLDSNVEQNRQSDRNLTARLYTSDLDSRISQEIILGVGGVRALRALGFNPCAWHMNEGHSAFMALERVREMTASGTSFDTALEKVRATTIFTTHTPVPAGHDEFPLALIDQYFEKYWPKLGLDRDSFINLALHTQKWGERFSMAILAFRMSEHCNGVSELHGRVARKMWAFLWPDRPVEEVPIGHITNGIHSSTWVARRMGELFKEFLAADWEKHLDDPLLWEYIDRIPDHALWDVRRHLKRKMTDYLRERARPQWLCGNDHPVQVIASGALLEPYALTIGFARRFATYKRADLILRDVDRLLRLLNRPDMPVQLIFAGKAHPADDPGKLLIQEIYRQVKRAENGGRLVFVEDYDMNLARYLIQGVDVWLNTPRRPNEASGTSGQKAALNGVLNFSILDGWWIEGYDGENGWAIGTLTDFDTPEAQDEADAESLYQVLENEIIPLYYQRSADDLPGEWLRRVKRSIQSLAPRFSMRRMVKEYVNNMYLPALPNCKKKDYE